In the Cylindrospermopsis raciborskii Cr2010 genome, TTACACCACCGGACAGGTTTTAACAGTGGGAAATGCAGTTAGCGCATCAGTTCGCTTATATCGTTCCCATTTTAAAGACTACTTTTTGCTGTCTTTAAAAGCTTGGCTATGGATATTTGTACCAGTCTACGGTTGGGCTAAATTTTGTGCTTTATCAGCTCTGATTAGTCGTTTAGGTTTTGGTGATTTGGTTAATCAACCAGAAAGTGTTCACTCGGGTGAACGATTTGTTAATTCCCGATTGTGGCAGTTTTTAGGCACATTGATTTTAATGTTTTTCATCTACGTTGGGATTTTTGTTAGTTTTTCTATTCTAGGATTTTTGTTGGTGCTTATTCCTACGGCAATTTTGGGTGGGTTAGACATTCAGAATCCCACTAATATAGGTACTTGGTGGGTTCTGATATTTCTCCTAGTTCTTCTGTTGGCTATTGTCGCTATTGTAGGATCTATCTGGTTAGAAATTCGGTTTTCTCTGGTAACTCTCCCTCTAGCAATTGAGGAAAATATGGATGCTACCTCTACTATTGGTCGCAGCTGGGAGTTAACCAAAGGTCATGTATGGAGAATATTTCTCATCCTTTTTGTAGCATCTTTAATCACTTTACCAATGCAAATTTTATTACAAATTATTTCCTTTATTGTTCAGGGAATATTGGAATTCACATCTGACAATAATCCCCTCCTTAATAGTTTACTGCTTCTCTTCTTTATTGCTATATTTATAGGCGGTAGTGCCCTAATTTTACCTTTTTGGCAATCTCTCAGAGCTGTAATTTATTATGACTTACGCAGTCGTCGCGAAGGATTGGGTTTAAAGTTACGAGAACGGGAAATTTAAACCATGCACTTATTCAATAAAGTCAAATTTAATACTCCCGAAAGTGTGGAGCTGGAATTTACCTTAGCTGGTATAGGAAGTCGTGCTTGGGCTTTTTTAATTGACTATTTGGTCTTGACTACCACTTTAATTTTGGTGATCATTGCTTGGGTATTTATCTTTAGTCAATTAGTTATATCAACAATTTTAGACTCAGCTTTTGGTTTGTGGATATGGGCGATCGCCTTCCTGACTGTTTTCACTATTTATACGGGCTATTTTGTCTTTTTTGAGACTTTATGGCAAGGACAGACCCCTGGTAAACGCATGGCTAAAATTCGGGTAATCAGAGATGATGGTAGACTAGTGGGACTACAACAGTCGGTATTGCGAGCTTTACTCCGTCCTGTGGATGAGTTTTTTTTCATCGGTGCTTTTTTAATCA is a window encoding:
- a CDS encoding glycerophosphoryl diester phosphodiesterase membrane domain-containing protein, producing MAENRGFYTTGQVLTVGNAVSASVRLYRSHFKDYFLLSLKAWLWIFVPVYGWAKFCALSALISRLGFGDLVNQPESVHSGERFVNSRLWQFLGTLILMFFIYVGIFVSFSILGFLLVLIPTAILGGLDIQNPTNIGTWWVLIFLLVLLLAIVAIVGSIWLEIRFSLVTLPLAIEENMDATSTIGRSWELTKGHVWRIFLILFVASLITLPMQILLQIISFIVQGILEFTSDNNPLLNSLLLLFFIAIFIGGSALILPFWQSLRAVIYYDLRSRREGLGLKLREREI
- a CDS encoding RDD family protein, with translation MHLFNKVKFNTPESVELEFTLAGIGSRAWAFLIDYLVLTTTLILVIIAWVFIFSQLVISTILDSAFGLWIWAIAFLTVFTIYTGYFVFFETLWQGQTPGKRMAKIRVIRDDGRLVGLQQSVLRALLRPVDEFFFIGAFLIILAKNEKRLGDMVAGTIVIQSQIENKVVNLTISPEAQLLCVKLQQNCDLSQLLPDDFAVIREYLKTRGGMSSKAKASLSLELSQQVQSIINLSVLPGDMSADVFLEAVYLGYQKLEFV